CCCGCTGGTAGTAGCGAGACTGCATCAAGCAGATCAGCCTCGCTACGCAGTGGCTTAAGGGCTTGCAGATCGAGGTTCAAGACCTTCAGCTTGTTATTCAGCGTATCCGTCACATACAAGTTCCCGGAGGTAATCGCAACGCCAGAAGGCTGGTTAAACATCACTTTATCCAATGCTCCAACCTGATCTCCCGAGGTGGCTTGCCCTGCAACTGTGATGACTCTTCCATCCTTCTGAATGGCCCGAATGCGATGATTCAGACTATCAGCAATCAGCAACACTCCATCGGCATAGGCCAGTCCACGAGGACGATTAAACAGCGCCGACAGACGATCTCCATTGTGGAACCCTCCAGTCATATAGCCAGTCACAGGATCAACACTGGTTGCTTTGCCTGCAAAGGTCTCAACCTTATCGCCTTTAATCAACCGGATCATCTGATTCCCACTGTCAGCCACATAAAGATTACCGGTTTCATCGAACACAAGACCCACAGGCTCATTAAATTTGGCCAAAGCTACTGCTCCGTCTAAATATGCACCATTACTCCCCTGCTGACCCACAAAAGTAGTCACAATACCTTCCGGTGTAACTTTGCGAATCACATGATTCAGCGTATCGGCTACATATACATTGTTATTGCTGTCTACAGCTAAACCACCTGGAGCGTTAAACTGCGCCGTATTGGGTTGTCCATCTTTATAGCCGGCGATTCCCGTTCCTGCGAAGGTGTACACTTCTCCATTCTTTATTTTACGGATAACATGATTGTCGGTATCACTGATATAGATATTGCCTTTACTGTCTACAGCGGTATACGTCGGATGATTAAACAAGGCCTTGCCACTCTTATCATCGATATATCCTTCAGCACCTTGTCCAGCCACTGTCTGCAGCTCTCCATTACTCCACTTGCTGATCGTACCGTTTCCCGACTGAACGATAATAAGGTCATTGCTACCAGGTACGGCAGTCAATCCCCAAGGCTGTTTAAGAGAGAATACAGCATTAGACGAAGCATTCTGCGTGATAGTCCCTTGAACGTCACCACTTGTGTTTTGCACTGCCTCTGCGGTAACGATACTGGATAGTGATCCGCTTATGAGCATAAATCCACAAACGATGGAGATGAGTTCCTTTTTCATTACATTTTTTCTCCTCTCGAAGGTCAGTGCGCCTTTAAAATAACAAAGATAATCTAATCTGAAGGTTGTCTATTACCTCTACAGGGCCGTTTTCTGTATCTTCAATCCTTACAAGAGGAATGGTAACGATATAAGGCTCAGGAATTAGTGCATTCAAAAATTCCGGAGATAGTTTAAGCGTATAGGTATTCTCATCGTTCCGATTCAGAATATAATCCGTATTTCTCAGAGGAATTGGCTCTCCAACATATTCATAACGATATCTAATCTCCCCTACCTCATAACCCAGTGAATGGATGATAAATTCCGGTGCTTCATCTTCACCTATAGGATCAGGGCCAGTATGGTTAAAATAACCAGGAGTGATCAGTCCCTCGTAGGTAAAACCACCGTCTGCTATCTGTTGATCTTCTTCCTGAACCTTCCCCTCGGTCTCGGCATTCTTTAACAAACCACCGTTAACCTTGATTTGAACGAGTGAGCTATAAGGGAGTGATTCAAATAGCTGAATAATAAGCTTATTCTCTCGAATGTATACCTCACCTAAATCGAGCTTGTCCTCGCTTTGATTCAAAGTGACACTCACCCCATCCCTCGCAGCATCAGGATTAGGGTCATCTGCGATATTAAAGGCTATCGGTGCTGTAAACGGCAACACAATCTCCGTATCACTGACGAGATAGTCATAGATATGTTCTCTAAATTCCTGCTGGTCTATCTCAGGCGCGCCAAGTGGATTTGGTGTCGGTATCGGCGATGCCGTTGGCTCTGGTGTCGGTGTTGGCGATGCCGTTGGTTCCGGCGTCGGTGATGGCGCTACCGTTGGCTCTGGCGTTGGCGTTGCCGTTGGCTCCGGCGTCGGTGTTGGAGTCGGCGGCGCTGGTGGTTCCGGTGTCGTTGTCGGAGGTGGTGTCGGCACAACCACTATGCCAGAATTAGAGGAAGTAGTTTCAGAATAAATAATCTGAGATGTTGGCGTTGGTGTCGGTTTAACTCCGTTCAGCGCGGCCGCCATAGCGTCTTTCTTTTGCTGCATTATACGTTCGAGATTCTCCGCTTCGTTGAACTTCTTTTCTTCCTGCAAATATTTAAAATGCTGTTCCAGAACAAATAGCGGCAACACCTCCAAGGACAGCCCTTGTGTCGCCCATTGTTCATTCATCATAGTAAGCTGTTGGGAAGCTCCAATCATAAGCTCATCCGCCATGGAATTAATAGACGAAACCACATGAACTGTTCCTTCCAGAACCCCCAGATAACCGTTATTTCCTAACACTCCAGCCTGAGCTGGATTGTCTTGGCTAGGATTAACACTAACAAAAAACTCTGTGCCCATAACGCCCATGATGGCCGTAGGTGTCTCAATCTCAAAGCGAGAGTCTCCATCCAGCTTCTTTTTCACCTTGATCAGGACTTGCCCGTTTTGCAGCTTCAGGCTTGTCTTACCGCCCAGCGCTTTTGCGCTTTCGACTAATTGGCTGATGGTAAGCGTAGTGTTTGCTCCAATTGTAACTTCTTTGTTAGCATCAAGATCGAGACTAACTTGCCCGTCAGTGCCTGTTATAATCGTATCACCTTGCGTAATCGCCATCCCTTTAAAAGCGTTGAATTTCTTCGTCCCTCCGCTCTTTTTCACCTCAGACTTGCCTGAGACCGCTGTTATTTTCCCCACCTTGACGCTATCCTTCGCCTCTGTGACAATAGCTGGCCAAAGAATACTGAACAACAGAATAAACGACAGTGTAAGCTTTAACGACTTCATCTCATTCCCTCCAATTCATAGACGCTGATTCCTTGCTCTTTGCCCTTTACCTTGATCTCTCCTAATGAAACGGCGAACACTCTATCTTTTACAAAAGCGTAAGTAGCCTCACTGATGAGAATTTGTCCAGGCTTCGCATTGCTTTCCAGACGGGCCGCCGTGTTGACGGTGTCTCCAATCGCTGTATAATCCATCCGAGTCTTAGAGCCGATGTTCCCAAATACAGCAGGGCCAGTATGTACCCCGATGCCAAATTTCACTACAAGCCCAAACCGTTCGAACAGCTTTTGCTCCACCGCTGCCGAGCCTTCCTTCATCGCCCAAGCAGCCTTTACCGCTTGCATCGGATGATCCTCTAGCAGTAATGGTGCATTGAAAATCGCCATCGTGGCATCCCCGATAAACTTGTCCAGCGTGCCATCATATTTAAAAATACAACCCGCGGTCAGATCCAGATACTCATTCAGGATCTCTACAATCTCCTCCGGTTCAGCAGCCTCCGACAACGGGGTGAATCCGCGAATATCAACGAATAACAAGGTTAGCTCTCTGCGACTTCCTCCCAGCTTCAGCCCTTCTTGACCGTTCTTGAGAATTTGATCTACGACCTGCGGAGCAACATATCGGCCAAAAATATCCGTAACTCTACGTTTCTCCATCAGTTCTTCTATATATTGAAAGGCTATTACAATAATGCAGGTCAGAATTAGAAACGGAATCACATAACCTAGTGAAATTACTGTTCCTCGATCATAGAAATAACGCCCTGCAAAAATAAAGAGTGCAATAATGGCCGCAATGGCCACATAGGAATATAGCATCTTCCCTTTACGGAATAGTAGATACGCCAGGAGTGCAACTAGCACCAACACTACTTCGTTCCACTTCCAATCCAGCACCCGTTTATAATTATCGTCCAGCAGCGATTGAATGATATTCGCATGTATTTCCACGCCGTATAACGTGTCTTTGCCGCTAATTGGTGTTAGAAAGTCATCCTTAAACCCTGTAGCATAAGGCCCAATGAGCACGATTCTATTCTCAAAATAGGATGGTGGAACCTCTCCGCTAAGCACCGCCGAATAAGGAATCTCCTCAAAGGCGCCATTACTGCCTGAATAGGGGATATAGAAACGTCCAAACTTATCTAACGGAAGCTTCTGCGGATCAGCGACCCCCCCCATCGCCTCTCGATATTTCTGATAGACCGTCCATGACAGGCTGTGAATAGACTCTCCCTCATAGTCAAAAGAATAAAGAGCCTTACGTACTACACGATCCGTGTCGGTAATGGTATTGATATGGGCTGTCGCATCCGCTGCTTCCCTTAAGGCCTCAAACGGCTGGGATAACTCCAGCACTTCGATCTTTCCCTGCTCGGTATTTGGCGCAAACGTGCCATATACCGGCAGGACTACATTCCCCGCATGGGCCACAGCCGCAGCGAATTCAGCATCCGCCTCCGGGTCCTCCGAGCCTACAGGGAACGTAAGGTCAAAGCCGATCACAGCTGGATGTCCTTCGGAGAGTGTATCCAAGAGCTGCGCATGAACATTTCTGCTCCACGGCCAGCTGCCGAAGTCCTCCAAGCTCTGATCATCTATCCCGATAATAGCAATCGTAGTGTCCACAGGCCGTTCTTGCTGCATCACTCGGTCTTGTAACAGATGATCAATAGAGTCCAGACTCCCTCTGTACAGTAGAAATGTAAAAATCACAGTAAGCAGAAGCAAAATATGTGCCAACTTTACTCTCAAGGTCCGTTTTCTCCAATCTCTGTATTATGGAATGAGTCCGAGCCAGCGCCAATAAGGAATGCATAGGATCGCTAGTAATATAACAGCAAGTCCATAACCTAAAGCTATTTTTCGGGCCTGCTTGTGGGTAAAGGCTTTACCTTCTGCGCTATAATAAGCGGTCAGATACGTTGGTGATTGATAAGCAAAGAAGAAGGGGTCAGTGGATAAAAGAATAAGGAATACAAGCACCCATGGATGAATACCTATTCCTGCGCCAATTGGAAGAAGTGCCGTAACAAGGAGAATAACTGCCGGATCATCGCGAATGACAAGTGTAACTACGAAAGAAATCATTATAACTGCCAATAGAAACAATATCGGTGAAGAGACAAACAAGCTCATATGCTCATTCAAAAAAGACGAGAGCACCTTGGCAATGCCAAGCTGATCAGATACACCTGCAAAACTGAACGCTACACCAAGGAACAATAGGAAGGGCCAGTCAATTCCGCTGGATAAGGTCCCTTTGTCGAGCACTCCACTAATCGCCAGTACCGCAAAGCCTATCAGCATCACCCATGTATTATCTAGTCCGTGAAGCGGTTGAAGCACCATGAACACAATGCAGCCAATAATCGTCCATAGGGAAATGCGTTCTTCTTTGGTGAGTGGACCGGGCAATGCCAGTTGTTCGTTAAGCACATCGCCAGATACCATCTTGGAGCCTGAAACATTGCGGAACATGAAGGATAAGAAAACTAATATTACACCACCAAAAACAATCAGTGCGGGCAGAGCATACAGCAGCCATTGCAGCCAAGTGACCTGTTGTCCGTCCGTCACCAAACCGTAAGCCATAACATTGGTATAAGAACCTGTCATTACAAAAGGAGCGGTGAAGCCATAGAATACCATAGCAGCCAGACCTAACCCTGCTGCTCCATTGCTGCGTTCGCGGTAACCCATAGACTCGGAGAGTGTGTGTGCAACAGGTACGCCAAGTGATACCTTAGCTGAAGAGGAGGGAATGAGCGGATTCATCATCATACCGCCAGCAACAATACCCCATAGCTGTCCGCGATAGCTTGAGGGGAATCTTTTTAAGGCGTGCAAGGCGAATCGATAGGAAATTCCGGACTTTGTAATCACAGCGCTAAAGCCCATTATACAAATCATAAAAATCCATGTTCCTGAAGCAAACCCGGACAACGCTGTCTCCGTATCGGTAATCCCGCCAACGACCCAGAGCATAACCATGCCTAGCGCCACGACATAATCCGGGATGATATTGACGATCCACAAAATAACGGCAGCGATAGCGATCCCTATAAAAGCTGTTGCATTCGCAGATAAGTTACCTACAGGTTCGATCACAAAAGATAACACTACGCATAGAAGAGCCGTAATAACAGCAACTGGACCTAGCCAACGATTACCTTTTCCCAAACGGGCTGCGCCGCGGGCAAGCTGCTGACTTCTTTTTCGAGCCAGCTTCTGCTTTGCTAATCCATAGGCACGATCACTATTTACAGCTTCCACTTTACGATCTGCCATAGCATCCGCGACAATGTCCGCTAGCTGCAAGTATTCGAGCGCCTGATGATCCTTTCCCAATCGCCGACACAGTTCGGTTCCCCATTCATATAACGACAGCAATTCACGAGAAGAGAAGGATTCTGCACCGTTTAGAGCAACTTCAACAAGCGCCAGACCTTTTTCCAAATGATGAAGCACACAATAAGGAATATAATCTTGCAAAAAAACACATTGGGATGCCAGCACCTCTACTGGAGCCATCACAAACAGATCAAAGAGAACTTCTCTTTCTTCCTGCAGCAGTTCATTCTTTACACGGACGTATGTATTCAGCGCAGCGCCCCAATCTTCCTGAGCCCCCTGCATTTCGATCACTGCTGCCCAGTTGCCCTCCGCTTCATACCAGTTCAGCGCCCGTTCATACCATAATGCCATTTCTTCATAACCAAATTTATTTTTGCAAATATCATGTAATGTAGGCTTCAGGCTTGGCAGTAGCTCCAGCCTTTCTTCCTCCAGCAATATCCCTCTGAAATAAGAACGTAACGAAGGATAAATCTGCACCTTTTCTCGCAGAGAGAACCCGAAAGTATAGTCAGAGAGCTCCCTGTTCACTACAGGAATATGTGAGCACCATAGAATAAACTGTTTAATCTCCTTAGGCAGTTCCTCAAGTTCCTGCTCCAAGCGCTTATGTTCATTTTCTTTTACAGCCTGCAGACGACCATTGGTCACTGTTAATCGCTGGGATAACAATCGGATAAAATAAGCTGACAAGGTTGCATTCTCTGCAATCAGGCGGTCGAACATTTTTCGGTCAATCACATAAAGGGTGGTTTCCACTGCTGCCTGTGCGCCTGCCGATCTCATCTCGCCTGTAAGCAGCGCCATCTCACCAAGTACTTTCCCATTGTCCGAGCAGCGCCAAAGAACGACGGCCCCCCTCTTGGGTCCTCAGGAACAGCTCAATGGACCCTCGTTCAACGATAAACATCCGATCTCCAGGATCGCCTTGTTCAAACAGAAGGATACCCGCAGAAAGCTCAAGCTTCGTAAGCATTCCCAGTATCTTCGCCTGCTCCATATTCGAAAGATCCTTGAACATTTCTATTCCTGTCAGCTTCACTTGCAATCTACCTCTTATTTTCGAAAGATTATGTCTATTAAAAATTTATTCAAAAATATTATATATGAAAAATCATGCGAATAGTAAGAATTTCCTACTTCCCCAGAAGAAAAGGGATATAAGGTACAAAAAATAACAAAAAGCAGGCCAGAGTTACCTCTGCCTGCCTTTGCCAGACTATCCTTATAAACTGATTATCATTTCAATGTTAAATCTTTAGGTTATCTTAAATATTGTTTAAGCTTGGGCTCAGCTTTCCGGGTTACAATAGAACTAAGTTAAATCACAACCAACACAGACACCTAAATCAGAACCTATAAAAAACGTTATTTGCAAAATAAGAAAAGAGGACTCTAATGGATATAAAAAGAGTGATTATAGTAGGAACCGTAGTTGTAGTAATGTCTTTTGGGAATGTTTGGAGCAGCCTTACTGCTAACGCAAGTTCGACTACCCAATGGTCCACTGTAAAGGCTGCCGATAAAGACGAATTATTATTGAAAGCACTTAACCAACCCACAGATGAAGATCTATACGATGCCTTATATGACGGCAAGTCCCTTCAAGATATTGCAGCAGAACAAAACACAGATATTGAAGATGTGATCGATCTACAAGTAGCCCAGCTAACGGAACAGCTAGATTCACGACTAGCTTCCGGAAGCATTACAGCCGAGCAATATGCAGCACACAAAGCGGAGCTGAGGGACATCGTTACGGAGAGTGTTCTCACTTCTTTCGGCTAACAATGGTACATACAGTGGCCGTACAACAGTTCTCCACACAAAAAATAAAGAGGGTGCCCCTATTGGGACGCCCTCTTCGTATATTCAAAACTATTTATTTAACAGAAGTTCCTATCTTGTTATCTCTATTGATCTCCAGTATATCCAGGAAGAAAACAAAGATTGGAATACCCAGAATTAGACCCCATACACCCAAATAGTGCTCAGAGAATAGCAGTACGATAAAGGTGTAGAACATCGGCAGGTTCATTTTGGATGACATTAGTTTTGGATTCAAGAAGTAACCCTCGACAAAATGCAGTACAGCAATCATAACCAATACATATATCGTCATAGCTAGGCCGCCAATATTGTAACCAATAATACAAAGTGGTATTAAGGAGATTACAAAACCTACAACCGGAATTAGACTAAGCAGGAAGATCATAATCGATAGGGCGAAAAGATAAGGAAAACCTAAGATCCAGAGTCCGATCACCGTAAAGCATGTATTAAACAGCGCGATCAAAATTTGCGCTTCGATAACTTTACCAAAAGACGAGATAAATTTTCTACCGAAATACTCAAGCTCTACATAGAACCAGGAAATCTTGCTCTCTTTAAGGCGGGCAGTGAAGCTGACAATTCTGTTCTTCTCAAGGATAAAGACAAAGCTCAGAATGGTGGATAATACGAAGCTGGTACCCCAATTACTTATTTTCAGGACATATTCAAGACCATCCTTCACATAAGACTGATAGTTCAAATCCCTAAGCTGGGTAAATAAATACTGTGCGATTTCGTTTTGCGGAATGTTTGCAGGGGTTAAACTGGTCAGAAAATTGGTTAATTGCTTAATCTGAGTGAAGACCTTCGGTAAATAATTCACTAAGGTGACTACAATCAGAGCAATTAAGGCTAAATACAAAATAATAATAATGACTTTACTGTTGACTGCAACATATTTATTGATCCGCTTCGTGAGCAGCACTTGAAAGCTGTTCATTACATAAGCCATCAGAAATGTTAACAGCACTAAATTGAGCATATCTCTAATACTGAATAGCAGCAGGGCAACCAGCCCTAAAATAAAAAAACGCCGGACCGTTAAATTCGCGTAATAACGCTTAAATACTTCCATTAGTTCTCTCCATTCGCCTACCAATTAGTACTCTGTTTATAGTCTACAGTAAGGAATTCACTTATAGCAACTAGTGATTCGCCTAAATTGGCGGAATTTCTCACTTTTTGTAACATCCTATGAAAACTTATAGAACGATGATCTCCATTCCGTACATTCCCTAAGCCATTCATGTTCCTCCAGCATTGTGCATTAACTTAACGATTCGACTCTTCTGATCATAGTTCAGATCAATATGAAGATCTTTACATAATTGAATAAACGGAACCATCAAGGTCCCTTTCCTCATTTCTGGCGCGCTTCCTGCAAGAGCTACTCTTTGATTATTCAGGGTTAATTCCATTGGTGAATCTATATGTTTGACCTGGTCAAGGGTTTGGATTGCGGTCAGACTCTGACTTCCCCCGTTGATTCGGGCGGCGTTCCGGTCCGTTCTCGCATTGATCCCAT
This window of the Paenibacillus sp. FSL R10-2734 genome carries:
- a CDS encoding stalk domain-containing protein, yielding MKKELISIVCGFMLISGSLSSIVTAEAVQNTSGDVQGTITQNASSNAVFSLKQPWGLTAVPGSNDLIIVQSGNGTISKWSNGELQTVAGQGAEGYIDDKSGKALFNHPTYTAVDSKGNIYISDTDNHVIRKIKNGEVYTFAGTGIAGYKDGQPNTAQFNAPGGLAVDSNNNVYVADTLNHVIRKVTPEGIVTTFVGQQGSNGAYLDGAVALAKFNEPVGLVFDETGNLYVADSGNQMIRLIKGDKVETFAGKATSVDPVTGYMTGGFHNGDRLSALFNRPRGLAYADGVLLIADSLNHRIRAIQKDGRVITVAGQATSGDQVGALDKVMFNQPSGVAITSGNLYVTDTLNNKLKVLNLDLQALKPLRSEADLLDAVSLLPAGKNMQVWLDGVQVNLNTATLPLKESDKIYLPVRAFFSSWGADVRWDAASKETVIRKGDWTLTLKPDASLNVQIIKGTLYVAADYLPTISSFMQVYDEDSHAIVLESGQ
- a CDS encoding FecR domain-containing protein, whose product is MKSLKLTLSFILLFSILWPAIVTEAKDSVKVGKITAVSGKSEVKKSGGTKKFNAFKGMAITQGDTIITGTDGQVSLDLDANKEVTIGANTTLTISQLVESAKALGGKTSLKLQNGQVLIKVKKKLDGDSRFEIETPTAIMGVMGTEFFVSVNPSQDNPAQAGVLGNNGYLGVLEGTVHVVSSINSMADELMIGASQQLTMMNEQWATQGLSLEVLPLFVLEQHFKYLQEEKKFNEAENLERIMQQKKDAMAAALNGVKPTPTPTSQIIYSETTSSNSGIVVVPTPPPTTTPEPPAPPTPTPTPEPTATPTPEPTVAPSPTPEPTASPTPTPEPTASPIPTPNPLGAPEIDQQEFREHIYDYLVSDTEIVLPFTAPIAFNIADDPNPDAARDGVSVTLNQSEDKLDLGEVYIRENKLIIQLFESLPYSSLVQIKVNGGLLKNAETEGKVQEEDQQIADGGFTYEGLITPGYFNHTGPDPIGEDEAPEFIIHSLGYEVGEIRYRYEYVGEPIPLRNTDYILNRNDENTYTLKLSPEFLNALIPEPYIVTIPLVRIEDTENGPVEVIDNLQIRLSLLF
- a CDS encoding adenylate/guanylate cyclase domain-containing protein, which encodes MRVKLAHILLLLTVIFTFLLYRGSLDSIDHLLQDRVMQQERPVDTTIAIIGIDDQSLEDFGSWPWSRNVHAQLLDTLSEGHPAVIGFDLTFPVGSEDPEADAEFAAAVAHAGNVVLPVYGTFAPNTEQGKIEVLELSQPFEALREAADATAHINTITDTDRVVRKALYSFDYEGESIHSLSWTVYQKYREAMGGVADPQKLPLDKFGRFYIPYSGSNGAFEEIPYSAVLSGEVPPSYFENRIVLIGPYATGFKDDFLTPISGKDTLYGVEIHANIIQSLLDDNYKRVLDWKWNEVVLVLVALLAYLLFRKGKMLYSYVAIAAIIALFIFAGRYFYDRGTVISLGYVIPFLILTCIIVIAFQYIEELMEKRRVTDIFGRYVAPQVVDQILKNGQEGLKLGGSRRELTLLFVDIRGFTPLSEAAEPEEIVEILNEYLDLTAGCIFKYDGTLDKFIGDATMAIFNAPLLLEDHPMQAVKAAWAMKEGSAAVEQKLFERFGLVVKFGIGVHTGPAVFGNIGSKTRMDYTAIGDTVNTAARLESNAKPGQILISEATYAFVKDRVFAVSLGEIKVKGKEQGISVYELEGMR
- a CDS encoding SLC13 family permease, whose translation is MRSAGAQAAVETTLYVIDRKMFDRLIAENATLSAYFIRLLSQRLTVTNGRLQAVKENEHKRLEQELEELPKEIKQFILWCSHIPVVNRELSDYTFGFSLREKVQIYPSLRSYFRGILLEEERLELLPSLKPTLHDICKNKFGYEEMALWYERALNWYEAEGNWAAVIEMQGAQEDWGAALNTYVRVKNELLQEEREVLFDLFVMAPVEVLASQCVFLQDYIPYCVLHHLEKGLALVEVALNGAESFSSRELLSLYEWGTELCRRLGKDHQALEYLQLADIVADAMADRKVEAVNSDRAYGLAKQKLARKRSQQLARGAARLGKGNRWLGPVAVITALLCVVLSFVIEPVGNLSANATAFIGIAIAAVILWIVNIIPDYVVALGMVMLWVVGGITDTETALSGFASGTWIFMICIMGFSAVITKSGISYRFALHALKRFPSSYRGQLWGIVAGGMMMNPLIPSSSAKVSLGVPVAHTLSESMGYRERSNGAAGLGLAAMVFYGFTAPFVMTGSYTNVMAYGLVTDGQQVTWLQWLLYALPALIVFGGVILVFLSFMFRNVSGSKMVSGDVLNEQLALPGPLTKEERISLWTIIGCIVFMVLQPLHGLDNTWVMLIGFAVLAISGVLDKGTLSSGIDWPFLLFLGVAFSFAGVSDQLGIAKVLSSFLNEHMSLFVSSPILFLLAVIMISFVVTLVIRDDPAVILLVTALLPIGAGIGIHPWVLVFLILLSTDPFFFAYQSPTYLTAYYSAEGKAFTHKQARKIALGYGLAVILLAILCIPYWRWLGLIP
- a CDS encoding cyclic nucleotide-binding domain-containing protein; its protein translation is MKLTGIEMFKDLSNMEQAKILGMLTKLELSAGILLFEQGDPGDRMFIVERGSIELFLRTQEGGRRSLALLGQWESTW
- a CDS encoding AI-2E family transporter produces the protein MEVFKRYYANLTVRRFFILGLVALLLFSIRDMLNLVLLTFLMAYVMNSFQVLLTKRINKYVAVNSKVIIIILYLALIALIVVTLVNYLPKVFTQIKQLTNFLTSLTPANIPQNEIAQYLFTQLRDLNYQSYVKDGLEYVLKISNWGTSFVLSTILSFVFILEKNRIVSFTARLKESKISWFYVELEYFGRKFISSFGKVIEAQILIALFNTCFTVIGLWILGFPYLFALSIMIFLLSLIPVVGFVISLIPLCIIGYNIGGLAMTIYVLVMIAVLHFVEGYFLNPKLMSSKMNLPMFYTFIVLLFSEHYLGVWGLILGIPIFVFFLDILEINRDNKIGTSVK